The following coding sequences are from one Xiphophorus couchianus chromosome 22, X_couchianus-1.0, whole genome shotgun sequence window:
- the snx5 gene encoding sorting nexin-5 yields the protein MTSIDESDKEKLRSVSVDLNNDTSLLIDIPDALCERDKVKFTVHTKTTLSTFQKPDFSVPRQHEDFIWLHDALVETEDYAGLIIPPAPPKPDFESPRDKMHKLGEGEATMTKEEYTKMKQELEAEYLAVFKKTVQVHEVFLQRLSSHPVLSKDRNFQIFLEYDQDLSVRRKNAKEMFGGFFKNMVKSADEVLISGIKEVDDFFEQEKTFLLDYYSKIKDSTAKAEKMTRSHKNIADDYIHISATLNSLCAEDSTPNKKNLEKLSDLFERLRKVEGRVASDQELKLTELLRYYMRDIQAAKDLLYRRARALVDYENSNKALDKARLKSKDIPQAEEHQRQSLQKFDKLSESAKKELTSFKGRRVVAFRKNLIEMAELEIKHAKNNVALLQGCVDLLKNN from the exons ATGACATCCATAGACGAAAGTGACAAAGAAAAG CTGCGCTCTGTGTCGGTAGACTTGAACAATGACACCTCGCTGCTTATTGACATTCCTGATGCTCTGTGTGAAAGGGATAAAGTCAAGTTCACAGTCCATAcgaag ACTACACTAAGTACCTTCCAGAAGCCAGACTTTTCTGTTCCCAGGCAGCATGAAGATTTCATCTGGCTGCATGATGCTCTGGTTGAAACCGAGGACTATGCTGGTCTGATC ATCCCTCCAGCTCCCCCCAAGCCGGATTTTGAGAGTCCAAGAGATAAGATGCACAAACTGGGGGAAGGTGAAGCCACTATGACTAAAGAGGAATATACCAAAATGAAGCAGGAGTTGGAGGC TGAATACCTGGCTGTCTTCAAGAAAACAGTTCAAGTTCACGAAGTCTTCCTGCAGAGATTGTCTTCTCACCCTGTTTTAAGCAAGGACAGAAACTTCCAGATTTTCTTAGAGTATGACCAGGAT CTCAGTGTGAGGAGAAAGAATGCCAAAGAGATGTTTGGAGGGTTCTTCAAAAACATGGTGAAGTCTGCAGATGAGGTCCTCATCTCAGGAATAAAG GAAGTAGATGACTTTTTTGagcaggagaaaacatttttgctagACTActacagcaaaataaaagattccACTGCCAAAGCGGAGAAAATGACGCGTTCACACAAaa aTATTGCAGATGATTACATTCACATTTCTGCCACTTTGAACAGCCTCTGTGCTGAAGACAGTACACCAAATAAGAA AAACCTGGAGAAGCTGTCAGACCTGTTTGAGAGACTAAGA AAAGTGGAGGGAAGAGTAGCATCAGACCAAGAGCTGAAACTCACAGAGCTGCTGAGATACTACATGAGGGACATCCAGGCGGCCAAG gACCTTCTGTACCGGCGAGCCCGAGCGTTGGTTGACTACGAGAACTCGAACAAGGCCTTGGATAAAGCCAGACTGAAGAGCAAGGACATTCCTCAGGCAGAGGAACACCAGCGACAGTCCCTGCAGAAATTTGACAAGCTGTCAGAATCTGCCAAGAAAG AACTCACGAGCTTCAAGGGCAGACGAGTTGTGGCCTTCAGGAAAAACCTCATAGAAATGGCTGAGCTTGAGATAAAACATGCCAAG AACAATGTGGCTCTTTTGCAAGGATGCGTTGATCTCCTCAAGAACAACTGA
- the mgme1 gene encoding mitochondrial genome maintenance exonuclease 1 encodes MFVLNRVLFAGSIIVPESTSLTVCHFSAVHRLTCPRRNSPYSSVDSERYSSLVKSVMSSTVSSQTPETLQAEDGHVYGPVVKARTPPRTEPRLPKTLHPFVNPERTLETEEPEAGPPARILLNRGKSRPFIPSVTRILQQTLSPEQIFYLERWKRRMIAELGEEGFKEYTQNVFKQGKLFHSALEDILTSADTWRNKNLSETPQCPPEAQGYIQSISHVLEDVSAVRAIESSVQHGPLNYLGIVDCVARYRGVLCVIDWKTSEKPKPFLSNTYDNPVQVAAYAGALNNDGNYKYQVENGLIVVAYKDGSPGHAHQINSELMSEYWKTWLLRLEDYREHRSNASSSMSPEK; translated from the exons ATGTTCGTTTTGAATCGTGTTTTGTTTGCTGGGAGCATCATCGTCCCTGAGAGCACCTCCCTCACAGTGTGCCACTTTTCCGCTGTCCACCGCCTGACATGCCCCAGACGGAACAGTCCCTACAGCTCTGTGGATAGTGAGCGCTACTCTTCTCTGGTGAAATCCGTCATGTCCTCCACTGTCAGCTCTCAGACCCCAGAGACCCTTCAGGCGGAAGATGGCCACGTTTATGGACCAGTTGTCAAAGCTCGGACGCCTCCACGGACCGAGCCAAGGCTCCCCAAAACTCTTCATCCTTTCGTAAATCCTGAAAGGACTCTAGAAACGGAGGAGCCAGAGGCGGGACCCCCAGCCCGGATTTTGTTAAATCGGGGTAAGAGTAGGCCGTTTATCCCGAGTGTGACTCGCATTCTTCAGCAGACACTTTCTCCAGAGCAGATCTTCTACCTGGAGAGatggaagaggaggatgatCGCTGAGCTGGGAGAGGAGGGCTTCAAGGAATATACTCAAA ATGTATTTAAACAAGGAAAGCTTTTCCATTCTGCTCTGGAGGACATTCTGACCTCTGCCGACACATGGAGGAACAAGAATCTCTCAGAGACACCACAGTGTCCTCCTGAAGCGCAAGGATACATTCAGAGCATCTCTCACGTGCTGGAGGACGTCAGTGCAGTGAGGGCCATTGAAAGCTCTGTGCAGCATGGTCCCCTGAATTACTTGGGAATTGTGGACTGCGTTGCGCGCTACAG GGGTGTGCTGTGTGTCATAGACTGGAAAACCTCAGAAAAACCCAAACCATTCTTGAGCAACACATATGATAACCCTGTTCAAGTTGCAGCATATGCCGGGGCTCTGAACAATGATGGCAACTACAAATACCAG gttgaaaatggtctcataGTCGTTGCCTACAAAGATGGCTCCCCTGGTCACGCTCACCAGATAAATTCAGAGCTGATGTCAGAGTACTGGAAAACTTGGTTGCTACGGCTAGAAGACTACAGAGAGCacag gtCAAATGCTTCATCAAGTATGTCTCCTGAAAAGTGA
- the LOC114137723 gene encoding glycine N-acyltransferase, which yields MELTEDQLKVAETELQKQLPQSLKIYGFLVLRNRVKSDSYIVLVDRWPQFSVIICKPQYKQKTDLFKDTIVFANDEAILTETIRNSSVIDWSRYLCLGISLPHMEIVKAVAAERNVPSNQLSLCHMMILEDASKLPTIDCSGICLSSLDESHLDLVNQMWKFGNNEGAARMIRNMVTNFPSCCVLDPEGNPVSWILTYVCCALGMLYTLPEHRGKGYAKALISSMAKKFCGQGYPVFCFIEEDNKTSYQLFKDMGFSEDPSYRETWYGFNDF from the exons ATGGAGCTGACTGAAGACCAGCTGAAAGTTGCAGAGACTGAACTGCAAAAACAGCTTCCTCAGTCACTAAAG ATTTACGGTTTCTTGGTCCTCAGAAACCGAGTGAAATCAGATTCTTATATTGTTTTAGTGGACAGATGGCCACAGTTCAGCGTAATTATCTGCAAACCCCAGTATAAACAG AAAACGGATCTGTTCAAAGACACAATCGTTTTTGCAAATGATGAAGCTATTCTCACCGAAACAATAAGGAACTCTTCTGTAATTGACTGGAGCAGGTACCTTTGTCTTG GAATCAGTCTTCCCCACATGGAGATAGTCAAAGCAGTTGCAGCAGAAAGAAATGTTCCCAGCAACCAACTGTCACTTTGTCACATGATGATATTGGAAGATGCATCCAAGCTTCCTACTATAGATTG CTCTGGGATCTGCCTCAGCTCCCTGGATGAATCCCACCTTGACTTGGTGAATCAGATGTGGAAGTTTGGAAATAATGAAGGCGCTGCCAGGATGATCCGAAACATGGTTACAAACTTCCCATCCTGCTGCGTTTTGGATCCCGAAGGAAACCCTGTTTCCTGGATTTTGACCTACGTGTGCTGCGCCCTAGGAATGTTGTATACTTTACCAGAACACAGAGGGAAAGGCTACGCTAAAGCCTTGATTAGCAGCATGGCTAAAAAATTCTGTGGTCAGGGCTACCCAGTGTTCTGTTTCATAGAGGAGGACAACAAAACCTCTTACCAACTCTTTAAAGATATGGGATTCTCTGAGGATCCCTCATACAGAGAAACATGGTATGGATtcaatgatttttaa
- the LOC114137722 gene encoding LOW QUALITY PROTEIN: glycine N-acyltransferase-like protein 3 (The sequence of the model RefSeq protein was modified relative to this genomic sequence to represent the inferred CDS: inserted 2 bases in 1 codon) — protein sequence MKVLNKDELQTAERVLLKHFPKSYKVYGFLYTCNRNKPSTVEVVVDSWPEFKVILLRPDPKNKQSEDXEVSFFSTDEEVLRKLLSEEVDWSSCFLIGGFDISHVPTLKEVSSENKVNNRSFTLVHLMYLPDISHLRAPDVDSQLESRISSLSLSHIDMVNKTWKFGGDEKGYRHFKNIISNFPTCCILDTHGVPVAWILVYEYCALGMLYTLPEHRGKGYAKVLISTMAKKLHADGYPVYCFIEEDNMVSYKLFQNMGFIEDTSYRAAWFEFNV from the exons ATGAAGGTGCTAAATAAAGACGAGCTTCAGACCGCTGAGAGAGTTTTGCTAAAACATTTCCCGAAGAGTTATAAG gtTTACGGTTTCCTCTACACTTGTAATAGGAACAAGCCGAGCACTGTGGAGGTTGTCGTTGATTCGTGGCCAGAGTTTAAAGTGATCCTTTTGCGTCCGGATCCTAAG AATAAGCAATCCGAGGA CGAGGTGTCCTTCTTCAGCACAGATGAGGAAGTTTTAAGGAAACTGCTGAGCGAAGAAGTTGACTGGAGCAGTTGTTTCCTGATTGGAG gATTTGATATTTCCCATGTTCCCACACTCAAAGAAGTGTCTTCAGAAAACAAAGTGAACAACAGGAGCTTCACATTGGTGCATCTTATGTATCTTCCAGACATCAGCCATCTACGTGCACCAGATGTTGACAG tCAACTCGAATCAAGGATTTCATCTCTCAGCCTCTCCCACATTGACATGGTGAATAAAACCTGGAAGTTTGGTGGGGATGAGAAGGGTTACAggcactttaaaaacataattagcaACTTTCCAACTTGCTGCATATTGGACACCCATGGTGTGCCTGTGGCCTGGATCCTGGTGTATGAATACTGCGCTTTGGGAATGTTGTACACGCTTCCCGAGCACAGAGGAAAAGGATACGCCAAAGTTTTGATCAGCACCATGGCCAAAAAGCTCCATGCAGATGGCTACCCAGTTTATTGTTTCATAGAGGAAGACAACATGGTGTCTTACAAACTCTTCCAAAACATGGGCTTCATTGAGGATACTTCCTACAGAGCAGCATGGTTTGAGTTTAACGTCTAA
- the LOC114137724 gene encoding cystatin-C-like: MWKIVFVLLSALLAVEGSLVGGATDIDIHSDGVQNALNFAVAQHNRGNNDMFLRKAAEVVKAQVQVVAGLKYILTVKMVKTSCRKNTLNQVCDAQRLPDNAASYQCKFTVWSRPWINDIRMTEERC; the protein is encoded by the exons ATGTggaagattgtttttgttttactttcagctCTTTTAGCTGTGGAGGGGTCTTTGGTTGGTGGCGCGACAGATATAGACATCCACAGTGACGGTGTCCAAAATGCGCTGAACTTCGCTGTCGCCCAACACAACAGAGGAAACAACGACATGTTCCTCCGTAAAGCAGCTGAAGTGGTCAAGGCTCAGGTTCAG GTGGTGGCAGGCTTGAAGTACATCCTAACTGTGAAGATGGTAAAGACCTCCTGCAGAAAGAACACTTTAAATCAAGTGTGCGACGCCCAAAGGCTGCCAGATAATGCTGCG tcttacCAGTGCAAATTCACCGTGTGGAGCCGCCCTTGGATCAATGACATCAGGATGACGGAAGAGAGATGCTAG
- the LOC114138266 gene encoding cystatin-like, whose translation MWKAIFPFLAALFVGFSCIPGGINKIEDAENDEMFQTALKFAVVQHNNGTNDTVLYQVVKVVSAEVQVVAGFKHIMTVILGRTNCEKEAPADNCGIHKEPGFARHHRCKFEVWSRSWLNDTQLISDKCDSIERATE comes from the exons ATGTGGAAGgctatttttccttttctggcCGCTCTTTTTGTCGGGTTTTCTTGTATTCCTGGGGGCATAAATAAGATAGAAGATGCAGAAAATGATGAGATGTTTCAGACAGCGTTGAAGTTTGCTGTCGTCCAACACAACAATGGCACCAATGACACGGTCCTCTACCAGGTTGTTAAGGTGGTTTCAGCTGAGGTTCAG GTGGTAGCGGGGTTCAAACACATCATGACTGTGATTTTGGGAAGAACCAATTGTGAGAAGGAGGCACCAGCAGATAACTGTGGCATTCACAAAGAGCCAGGATTCGCTCGG CATCACCGGTGCAAATTTGAAGTGTGGAGTCGCTCATGGCTTAATGATACCCAGCTAATATCAGATAAATGTGACAGTATTGAACGTGCTACAGAATGA